The genomic stretch ATGAAAACCGCAATTAAGGTCCCCACATGGACCATGGTATCAAAAAGCAACATCGGCTCGGCAATGCCGAAAATTTTTTGTAAAAGGACCAGGTGTCCGGAGCTGCTTACCGGAAGAAATTCCGTAAGCCCCTGAATCGCGCCCAGAACAATGGCTTCTAATATATTCATTAGTTTACCATAATGATAATATCAACCCTATGCAAGGTTACATTCCCTTTTGGGCAGGGCAAAGTTTGTTCATTTTTTGAACAACTTTTTTAAAGAATATTGTATTTTTTTTTACAGTATGATATCTTAGAAAAGGACAGTGGCTGGGGAAAACCGGCTGCAAATCCGGCAAGCCTGTTTCGGCGGCGGCTGGGTTCCCAAGTGGTGGTGTGTATGCCTGTCGGCAAAATTATGCCTGGACAGAAGTTTTGGCACGCCCATTCCTTCAACACGATGCCCGATGGTGGTAAGAATGACTTCAATCCTGAAAATATTGCCTAAAATACCCGCCCTGCTGGTTGTAGCGGGCATTTGGTTCTTATCTTCCCAGAGTAGCCTTCCCACTCCACAGGGTATCCTGGGTTTCGATAAACTCCAGCATCTAATCGCCTATCTGGTCCTTGCGGCAACAGCGTCTTTCTGGTTTTCCCCCGCCCAGCGTGAATTCCACCGTTTGCGGACCCTGTTCCTGCTTGTTTTTATCAGTTCCCTCTACGGGGTAAGTGACGAGGTACACCAGTTTTTTGTACCCGGCCGTGACTGCAACGTATGGGATTGGATAGCCGACACCATCGGCGCCTTTCTTGGAGCCGGCGCAGCGCTGCTAGCTGACCGGTACATATTCAGGAAGCAGAGTAGTACGGTATGAACCCGGATATCCGCTGGGTACAGCGGTTTGATAATTATAAGAAAGCATTGGCGGTACTTGAGAGAACCGCTTCCATTACGGTGGAACGTTCCTTATCCGAAGCTGAACGACAGGGGCTAGTTCAAGGATTTGAATTCACCTTTGAACTCGCTTGGAATGTGCTTAAAGATTATCTGGAAGCGCTGGGGTTTAATGACTTTCATGGCTCAATAAGTACTATTCGAATAGCTTTCCGGGAAGGACTAATAGAGAACGGCGAAGCCTGGATGGACATGGTAAAAAGTCGGAATGATTCCAGCCATACCTATAATGTTGAAACCGCAGATAAAGTCGTCAATGCAATTTTAAACACTTATATTGACGAATTTAGAAAACTGACCAAAACCATGGACCGGTACTACGAACAGCATATCGGAAA from Treponema primitia ZAS-1 encodes the following:
- a CDS encoding nucleotidyltransferase substrate binding protein, with the translated sequence MNPDIRWVQRFDNYKKALAVLERTASITVERSLSEAERQGLVQGFEFTFELAWNVLKDYLEALGFNDFHGSISTIRIAFREGLIENGEAWMDMVKSRNDSSHTYNVETADKVVNAILNTYIDEFRKLTKTMDRYYEQHIGNADGC
- a CDS encoding VanZ family protein; the protein is MAGENRLQIRQACFGGGWVPKWWCVCLSAKLCLDRSFGTPIPSTRCPMVVRMTSILKILPKIPALLVVAGIWFLSSQSSLPTPQGILGFDKLQHLIAYLVLAATASFWFSPAQREFHRLRTLFLLVFISSLYGVSDEVHQFFVPGRDCNVWDWIADTIGAFLGAGAALLADRYIFRKQSSTV